In Mytilus trossulus isolate FHL-02 chromosome 6, PNRI_Mtr1.1.1.hap1, whole genome shotgun sequence, a single window of DNA contains:
- the LOC134722636 gene encoding histone H4 has protein sequence MSGRGKGGKGLGKGGAKRHRKVLRDNIQGITKPAIRRLARRGGVKRISGLIYEETRGVLKVFLENVIRDAVTYTEHAKRKTVTAMDVVYALKRQGRTLYGFGG, from the coding sequence ATGTCAGGTAGAGGAAAAGGAGGTAAAGGTCTAGGAAAAGGAGGCGCCAAGCGTCACAGGAAGGTGTTGCGTGATAACATCCAAGGTATCACCAAGCCAGCCATCCGTCGTTTAGCAAGAAGAGGTGGAGTAAAACGTATATCTGGACTCATCTATGAGGAAACCCGTGGTGTCCTTAAAGTTTTCTTGGAAAATGTCATCCGTGATGCTGTCACATACACAGAGCACGCCAAGAGGAAGACTGTCACTGCCATGGATGTTGTCTACGCTTTGAAACGTCAAGGACGTACCTTGTACGGATTCGGAGGTTAA
- the LOC134722635 gene encoding histone H2B-like, with translation MPPKVGTKGAKKAVTKAKTARPGGDKKRRRKRRESYAIYIYKVLRQVHPDTGVSSKAMSIMNSFVNDIFERIAAEASRLAHYNKRSTITSREIRPLSVFSYPENWPSTLSVKVPKPSLNTPAASKQSEVYNFTNGPFQGHQHFSKRIYICCTSMSNF, from the coding sequence ATGCCACCCAAAGTAGGAACTAAAGGAGCCAAGAAGGCCGTCACCAAGGCAAAGACTGCCAGACCCGGCGGTGATAAGAAAAGGAGGAGGAAGAGACGTGAATCCTATGCTATCTACATCTACAAAGTCTTGAGACAAGTTCACCCCGACACCGGAGTGTCCTCAAAGGCAATGTCCATCATGAACAGCTTCGTCAACGATATCTTCGAGAGAATCGCAGCAGAGGCTTCCCGATTGGCACACTACAACAAAAGATCTACCATCACATCCCGGGAGATCAGACCGCTGTCCGTCTTCTCTTACCCGGAGAATTGGCCAAGCACGCTGTCAGTGAAGGTACCAAAGCCGTCACTAAATACACCAGCAGCAAGTAAACAGTCTGAAGTTTATAACTTCacaaacggcccttttcagggccaccaacatttttcaaaaagaatttacATTTGTTGTACATCAATGTCAAACTTCTAA
- the LOC134722633 gene encoding histone H3: MARTKQTARKSTGGKAPRKQLATKAARKSAPATGGVKKPHRYRPGTVALREIRRYQKSTELLIRKLPFQRLVREIAQDFKTDLRFQSSAVMALQEASEAYLVGLFEDTNLCAIHAKRVTIMPKDIQLARRIRGERA; encoded by the coding sequence ATGGCACGAACAAAGCAAACTGCACGTAAATCCACCGGAGGTAAAGCTCCAAGAAAACAACTTGCCACCAAGGCCGCCCGTAAGAGCGCACCTGCAACCGGTGGAGTCAAGAAACCACATAGATACAGGCCAGGAACAGTCGCTCTCCGAGAAATCAGGAGATACCAGAAGAGCACAGAGCTCCTCATCAGGAAACTCCCCTTCCAGAGATTAGTCCGTGAAATCGCCCAGGACTTCAAAACTGATCTCCGATTCCAGAGTTCAGCCGTCATGGCCCTACAGGAAGCCAGCGAAGCCTACTTGGTCGGTCTCTTCGAGGATACCAACTTGTGCGCAATCCACGCCAAGAGAGTAACCATCATGCCAAAGGATATCCAATTGGCCCGAAGAATCCGTGGAGAACGTGCTTAA
- the LOC134722634 gene encoding histone H2A, producing the protein MSGRGKGGKAKAKAKSRSSRAGLQFPVGRIHRLLRKGNYAERVGAGAPVYLAAVLEYLAAEVLELAGNAARDNKKSRIIPRHLQLAIRNDEELNKLLSGVTIAQGGVLPNIQAVLLPKKTQKAAK; encoded by the coding sequence ATGTCAGGACGAGGAAAAGGAGGAAAAGCAAAAGCAAAGGCAAAGTCTAGGTCATCCCGTGCCGGACTTCAGTTCCCAGTCGGTCGTATCCACAGACTTTTGAGGAAAGGAAACTATGCCGAGAGAGTTGGTGCCGGTGCACCAGTGTACCTCGCAGCTGTCTTAGAATACTTAGCAGCTGAAGTATTGGAGTTGGCAGGAAACGCCGCTCGTGACAACAAGAAGAGCAGAATCATTCCCCGTCATCTCCAGTTGGCCATCAGAAACGACGAAGAGTTGAACAAACTCTTGTCTGGTGTCACCATTGCCCAGGGAGGTGTTTTACCAAACATCCAGGCTGTACTTCTGCCAAAGAAGACCCAGAAAGCTGCCAAGTAA
- the LOC134722638 gene encoding histone H2B-like, protein MPPKVGTKGAKKAVTKAKTARPGGDKKRRRKRRESYAIYIYKVLRQVHPDTGVSSKAMSIMNSFVNDIFERIAAEASRLAHYNKRSTITSREIQTAVRLLLPGELAKHAVSEGTKAVTKYTSSK, encoded by the coding sequence ATGCCACCCAAAGTAGGAACTAAAGGAGCCAAGAAGGCCGTCACCAAGGCAAAGACTGCCAGACCCGGCGGTGATAAGAAAAGGAGGAGGAAGAGACGTGAATCCTATGCTATCTACATCTACAAAGTCTTGAGACAAGTTCACCCCGACACCGGAGTGTCCTCAAAGGCAATGTCCATCATGAACAGCTTCGTCAACGATATCTTCGAGAGAATCGCAGCAGAGGCTTCCCGATTGGCACACTACAACAAAAGATCTACCATCACATCCCGGGAGATCCAGACCGCTGTCCGTCTTCTCTTACCCGGAGAATTGGCCAAGCACGCTGTCAGTGAAGGTACCAAAGCCGTCACTAAATACACCAGCAGCAAGTAA